From the Gymnogyps californianus isolate 813 chromosome 2, ASM1813914v2, whole genome shotgun sequence genome, one window contains:
- the LRRC30 gene encoding LOW QUALITY PROTEIN: leucine-rich repeat-containing protein 30 (The sequence of the model RefSeq protein was modified relative to this genomic sequence to represent the inferred CDS: substituted 1 base at 1 genomic stop codon), translated as MHFTGSSLSPCFDFPASCKLSSSVGICMLVXHLQGKKTSLHLSGGIQGVMGTEHSKNKGQRSMFFLRKGPKLPAWEDALLLGKEPKSLLKRGLRYVSLSLIMKGMTSTPDFLWGLPEVQKLNLSRNQLVVIPPSLGKLDRLVVLNLGGNCLKCLPKEIGLLRNLKVLFVNMNCLTEVPAELSLCRKLEVLSLSHNRISQLPLSFTDLTSLRKLNLSNNRFVQIPLCIFTLRSLDFLHLGCNKLENIAESVQYLVNLQIFIVENNNIRTLPRSLCFITALELLNVDYNAIQTLPDDLYLLRRLPRIAWNPMDKGLHIAHNPLSRPLPEVVEGGLDVLFNYLREKKEHN; from the coding sequence ATGCACTTCACAGGCTCCTCCTTGTCTCCTTGCTTTGACTTTCCCGCCTCCTGCAAGCTGTCATCCTCTGTTGGCATTTGCATGTTGGTGTAGCACTTGCAAGGGAAGAAAACCTCGCTTCATCTCTCAGGAGGGATCCAGGGTGTTATGGGAACTGAGCACTCAAAGAACAAGGGGCAAAGGAGCAtgttttttctgaggaaaggTCCAAAGTTGCCTGCATGGGAAGATGCTCTTCTCTTGGGGAAAGAGCCCAAGTCGCTGCTGAAACGGGGATTGCGTTATGTCAGCTTGAGCCTCATAATGAAAGGGATGACCAGCACACCTGACTTCTTGTGGGGACTGCCCGAGGTGCAGAAACTGAACCTTTCACGCAACCAGCTGGTGGTGATTCCTCCTTCGCTGGGGAAACTGGACAGGTTGGTAGTGCTGAACTTGGGTGGCAACTGCCTCAAGTGTCTGCCTAAAGAGATTGGGCTGCTGAGGAACCTGAAGGTCTTGTTCGTCAATATGAATTGCCTGACAGAAGtgccagcagagctcagctTGTGCAGGAAGCTGGAGGTTTTGAGCCTCTCGCATAACCGCATCTCGCAACTGCCTTTGAGCTTCACCGACCTGACGAGTTTGAGGAAACTGAACCTCAGTAACAACCGCTTTGTGCAAATTCCCCTCTGCATTTTCACACTAAGGAGCTTAGACTTTTTGCACCTAGGGTGCAACAAGCTTGAAAACATCGCAGAGAGTGTCCAGTATCTGGTCAATCTGCAAATCTTTATCGTAGAGAATAACAACATACGCACCCTGCCACGGTCTCTCTGCTTCATCACTGCTCTGGAGTTACTAAATGTTGATTACAATGCCATACAGACTCTCCCGGATGACCTCTACCTGCTGCGCCGGCTGCCACGCATCGCGTGGAACCCGATGGACAAAGGCCTCCACATCGCCCACAACCCCTTGTCCCGGCCCCTGCCCGAGGTCGTCGAGGGGGGGCTGGATGTCCTCTTCAACTACctcagggagaaaaaggagcaCAACTGA